The stretch of DNA GATAAAGGACGCGGCCGACGTGGCGGTGAACGCCTCACCTGTCAACAGTCCGAGCACCGTCGGcacctgctccagcagcagcttgcGCAGCTCGTCCTTTCTGGCCACGCTCAGGTCTTCTCGGGGACACGCCAGCTCCTCCGACGTGGTTTTCAGCATCACCAGCCCCAGCTGAGCCAGAACTGGAGACTGGATCAGCTGGCAGAGGGACACAGATGGAACGCCGATTAAGTTTTTCCTTGTTACGTAATCATTAGAGGGCAAAAGGAGCCGCTGTAAGAGGCATGTGGTGAGACAATTTCCTGTGCAAATTTATTACTTTTCTACTTAATATTCTCCTGTTATTAGGTCTGATGAGCTGCAGCCAAGATGGCAGGATAGTGAAAATCCTTTTTCTGGGGGAGGAAACCACAAGCGGGACGTACCTGGAGCGTGTTAGTGAAGAAGTCGTGGTAGAACATGGGCCAGTCCTGGCGGCCGATGTCAACGATGACCTTGCAGAGTTTGTTACGGATGAAATAAGGAACCGTTTTGTGCTGGGCCAGCAGGAGTTTGGGCAGGCAGCTGCGGATTTCCATCTTGTCCTGTGAGGCGACGCCGATCCACATCTTGTTCACGAGGTTCTGGAAGTAAAAGAACCGGAGGTCTGAAGGCTGTGTCCATATGAAGGACACTAATAATCGTGGTAATGGTGAATGCAGGTGACTAATGAGCCATCTGGCTAATGATGCAAAAACACGTTGCACTTTTAAACTGTCGCAGAagctcaaataaataaaaaaaacaccataaaaatagcaaaaacaaaccacaaaccaAAACGATATTGTTGATCTCAACCAGCTAAGGCTTGACCGGATCACCTGCCTAATAATGTGCTGCTAGCGTACATGGGTTGGGGCTGCCGGGATAACTGGTGCCAAGACATGAGCAGCAGATCTCAAGACGGGACCACCCTGGTTTGGACCTGATTGTCCAGCAGATCCCACAGATCCTTTGGATTAAGATCTGGGGAATTTGGAGGCCAAGTCAACATCTCATAATTCTGCTGAGAGGCCACAGCCACCAGGGAAAACTGTCTCCTTCACAGGGTGAACCCGGTCGGCAGCAATGCTCAGGTAGGCGTCCAACACGACAGCAGGACACCACCCACAGCATCAAGCTGCCTCTCCCGGCTTGGTTACTTCCCATGATGCATCAGGGTGTCACGTGCTCCCCAGGTCAGCGCTGGTCCTGATGTGACTGGATGATAAAGAGGCGAGGCCACCTTCTTCCATCGGTCCGTCTTCAATCCTAAAGCTCACGGGCACATTGGTGGCACTTCTGAGGGTGGCCACGGGTCAGCACCGCCCGTCCTGACTCTTCTACCACAACCAGTTGGAACGTTTAGCAGTTTGAGCTCCAGAAGCCGGGCTGGACCAGCCTGCTGCCGTTCACCACTGGTCCTGGACCAGATTGGACAAATACCAGCCACTTGACCTTTCTCCAACAACATCGCTGAGGACTAAATGTGCATCTGTTCCCCAATATATCCCAGAATAAGAAGATAATTACCTGCCAGTGTTTATGCCTGATCAGTGCACGTCACgctgtttctttattttatgtctGCGTTGAAATCCGTTTAAAGGAAACTCAGCAAAGAGAGAAATTAAGCATTTTGAAAAAgttgtgtttctgtctcatgAGCAGACTCAGTGAGGGactaaaacaaaagcagagcaaGTCGTCTGGTTTGCTTCCTCTATCACTGAAACCAAACTTTCTCCGAATGTCTATTTTCTGTTCGTGGAAGCGTAGAAGAACCCTGAATAAGCACCCCCGCGTGCATAACTTACTTCAAATACTGTGAGGCTGTACATCATGACGTACTCATTGCGGGtgttggagaggaagaagaggcagTGGCGCCACGCTCCGTTCTGCTGAGCGAAATtgttcagcagctcctctgcaggaagaaggaagtggGCATGAGATGCAAGACGGAATCATCAgcagaggaaataaaatgaatttaacGAATGAGGAAGCAACATCAATGCAACTGAAACGTCACAGGCGACACTgatgtgctgggggggggggggggggggtgtaaattAATAACCCAACCTGAAGCTGGTTTGAGacggcaaaaacacacagacccGGGCTGTAAAATAGTGGTTGAGGAAGTGACGCATTTACctatttctctctttctctcgttCGTGGTGCAGCTGTGGAAGAACTCTGTCATCAGGCTCTCCAGAGCACGCAGAGATGCCTCCTCTGATGCCTAATGGGCAAAGACAATCACATTCAGGCTGGTTCAATCAagaaaccccccccaaaacgcacatttattcatttcaagACGTGGACGAGCCCAGTCAGTTGAAGACATGCGGCCCTTCTTATGCATCATCTTGGAGAGTTTTCCACATGCTGTGCTAAAAACAAACCCGCTGCATCAACGGTCAGGCCGCAGTTCTCAATTTAGGAGCAGGACATTAGGTTTTATAGAGGAGCTCCTGCGCCAGGCGGGTCTGAATTCCTGAAATGAGCCGCAACTTGCTGAGACGAGACGCAACTCAGAGCAAATATTCGGCTCGGCAAAATGGGCGACTTATCGTGCGAAATGGCCCAAAGACCTGGGGAATACCTGGCCACTGCCATCCCGTGACATGAGTTTACTGGTATACGAGGCACTCGTGCACACAGAGTGGACAGCTTTAATGACTGATCTCAGGCAGATCGCACGATTCGAATGATCAGAATCCCATGCGTATAAACCCAGAACGGCGGAGGTAATTAAGACAGATCGATCCTAAAAATGggtaaataaacacaattaaacAGTACTCACCATGTTTAATTGGCCCAGGCGTCTTCCTCAAGTCACTCAGTCTTGGTTTATGTGCAATAACAAGCCAACATTAGCTGCCGAGCTAGACAATTCTGAGGTTAGCTAAGATGTTGCTGGCTAACGCAGGGGTGGCTCATCATGGTCAGCTCGCCTGCTGGGGTCGATACCCTTCACACGAATACCTATCAGAGGCTGACGACGTTGAATTTGTCGGCAACAACAACGCCTAAAGCCGAAACGATATCGCCCTTCTTGGTTAAAAACGCGTTTCCGCTTACTAAGTATATAGACTCGGCGTTAACATTGAGTCCGCTAATTGGAACTGATATGTTAGCTGCATTCTCCCATGGAATAAATATCACCGCGAAAACtataaataaaaactatttttgaTATGTCCTACACTCACCAACGCACAGGACAAAATTTCAATTTTAGTTTTGTTATTACGCTAAGCGGTTTTTTTAGGGGGTGTGCTACCTAGTAGCTAGCGGATGGCTAACTCGTTAGCGTTTCTAGAAGGATGAAGGTATTATTTTTCGTTAGCTAGTTTAGCTGTCAACCACTGACATGCTTCTGTGACTGCTAGTCACAACATGCATTTACCGTTTGCAGTTTCAACGCTGGTGACTATGCACACCTAGCTCAATTATGCAAAACAAAAGGACGACACTAAGCACATAATACCATACGCGTCTGTTGCTGTTATTCCCCTTTTCATCGTTTAGGGCGGCTCTGACATACAGCTAGCTCGCTAGTTGCAGGATTTGCTTCGCAACTTCCTCTTTAGCAGCAAACATCAACCGGCCCAAACCGCTTGAGTCAAGTCGGTTACAGCAGTAAAAGCATCGTGCCCGGTTTGTCAAGCACCCGAAAAGAGCAACCACAATAGCCTTGTGAACCTTTTTTTGTTATGCAATCAAAATTATTACACATGGCAGAGGGATGTATGAAACACCAACTTTATTACAGCCATCAATAAATCGGCAATGTACATTAgatatacatttaaatattgCAGGTGCACTTAAATATTACATAAAACACGCAGAGGAAGTTATTGCTCAACACATTTTTCCACATTACCATGGACTGCTTTTGTTATGTCCACTTCTAACAAAACAAGAAGCTGTTTgataaaatgcaaacatttgtcATTCCTGACTGCAGAGGTGTGTGAAGATGCCCAACACTGCCACAGAAGGATAGATACGGCTAATAAAAGTGGCAAAATCGTAAAATAAGTGAATTGACAATAGATTAAAATGAATGAACTTCAGCTATAATTAATTAAAAGTGTCTGCGTGATTATAGAGACCCTCATGAAGCACACCTGGTCACATCAAACTTTCTCAGTATTTCCGTTAATTTATGTCTTTTAAGCACCGAGTTCATAAGCAGCGTTTATCCAAGACTGGATACGTTTCTTACGCTTCAAACAGATGGCCCactcttctcttctgctgtggCGAGGTTGCCCTTTCCCCCCAGGGTGCGTCGCCTCTGCGCCTGCATGTTGTATGCCCAGGCTCTGTCCACACCACATCCCTCCACCCTGCAGGGTGCCCAGTCAGGGAAGGGGAAACGGCCGGCTACGACCAAGGCGTCATCGGGGAGTTCATCCTGCAACTTTTGCTGCAGTAAAGACAGCTAGACACACAAGAGAATCAATAGCTGATTCAGATTCTGTCCCATTCAGCTAAAAACGCTGACTAACAAACACTCTGTGACTACCAGTAACtaagaaaataaaaaactaTAAGAATAAGTAGGTCTCACCACGCTGGGAGCGAGAAACACAGTTATATTCTTGCATTCTGTCAAGTCGACCTGTAAAAACAGCAATACACTGGATGTATaaactgaaaacatttaataaaataaatgtaaagttttaTTGTCTGACTGAGACCAAGACATTAGTAACTGCAGCTCTGGCCTCTTGGACATCAAGCCAAAATCAAACCTTCCAGAGATCTTCCCGTCGGAACGAGACTTTCTCATGACGGTCTGCTCTCCATGCATGAAAACGGGACAAGCAGATCAGCCAGGGGTTGAGCTCGTAGCCAACAGCTGGAGAGAAGCCCCGCCGACTGGCTTCCAGCACCTTTTGGGTTAAAATAACTGCAGTGAAGAACTTGAACAGCTGCAAGAacagtcttttttccccccaaatatcCTGTTTATACTCACAATACGGCCATCGCCAGAGCCCAGATCCACAAGACCTCCATTTCGGCCTTTCAGCAGTGTCATCACATTATCTACTTGAGCTTTGCTGGCAGGAATGTATGggacctgcaaaaaaaaagcaaaaaaataaataaaaaattctCTAACACTTTAGAAGGATTTGGGTTTGACACTTAGAGCTGCATACCTGCAGTTTCAGTGGGACTTTTCTGAAGCCAGGCTGTAGGATTCCCACCCACATTGCATATATTGCAAGCCCAGTACCAAAACCTATCTGGGCAAGACCCCAACCACCAAGGTTTCTGCTCTGGAGCTCAGCAAAGGCCTGTTCTGATGTGTCATCATCCATTGGTTCGTGTATTTGGGTGTCAAACTACATTATGTAAGGTCAAAGGGGGAGAATGAATGCCAAAATTGGAGAGATGGGCCACTCATACATCATTTTCTGTGTTGATTATAATCTTGATTAAATTTAAAagcaattaaaaagaaaaaacaccgTAACAATCCAGTCTATTTTCAATATTAGTAAACAGAGTTGCAGGACTAATGTGTATACATTTTTTAAGATAGTATAGCGAATATGTTAATAGCTATATCCAGTGACATTTAATGACACATTAAtaacagcagatttttttttgtcgtATAATATGTGTGAATCATATTTTGGTACGTTGATACCTCGCCGAGGGTCACAGACATGCAGTTATTACGTGTCCAGACGTTGCCACAGTCCGactattaaagaaaaataaaacgctCATGATGATAGGacagaatttaaaaacaaaatacattaATTCTGAGTCCTTGACAAAAACCCCAAGTTGACCGGAGGTTGATCTGCATTTCAGTGACGGCGGACAAGTCATACTGCTGAACCTGTCCGTCTGCAAAACATTCCGGATATTCGCTGCTTCGCTACATTAGTTCCGCAGACTACGTCGATTAACCATCAAAttgtaatttaatttttttgttcATAGCTTACTTAAAAACTACTTACTTTGTCTTTTACAGAAAGCACTCATTTGGCTACTAACATCAGTCAATCATTTGTGGAGTAAAAATTAAACTAGAACACAGTGCGTATGAAATAAAACACGCTCATAACAGTGTACGTATGTAATTATTTCTACTGAATTATCATTGTAAACCTGTAGAGTCCAACATTCAAATATAACTAATTAATGTCCAATATAATTAATGTCCAAGTTGCCTCAAAGCTTTCACAAGATGGACTCAGTTGCTGTCAGTATTATCAGAGAGTGTCTAACAGGGCGATCCATTTCCTCATCATAAGGCGGGGGAGAGGATACATTTGTATGTAGAGGTTCAAGGTTCCTGTTGCTTCTGAGATGCCTTTGCTCGTCTGCGAGTAGGTCGACCTGAGACAAGTATGGTTATGAGCGCGTTCACCGTTGATGCAGGCATAATTATCATTAATGAACTCTAGACTTCAGCACAAGTCAAAGTAATCTCAAACACTAATTATGTGATTATATGAATATGTTTGTGATCCCTCATTCCATTTATCTACCAAATAAAATGTTACCTTCTATGGGAATTATGTTGTCGAGATCGAGTTCGGCAagttcttcctctgcctctctctcctttctgatTTTCTTACATTTCTCTACCGATGGTTTGCCTGcatcaaaacacacattgtaattattattattaataaatgatgtgactaagacaaaaaaaacccacaatatTAAAAGTGGATATTATTAATATCTTCACTGAAAATCGGTTAGTAAATAAACGGTATATGGATGCActgtttttaaacacacacaaaaaccactCGCACTAAAAgaatttttacatgtttttcaTCAATCGGTCACACTTTCATGCTGGCAACAGAATTCCTGGAAAAAATGTGCTTCTGTTTTCAAATCCAAAATTTTGTTTCCAAGGTATGATGTTGAATAACGGGACCCGTTTAACAATCATCGCCACACCAGTTCATCTCACTGGTGCCAAAGTCAGGGCTCTAAAGACAGTTGAGTTCTTTCATATTGAACATACAAAACCATGTCTTCATGCCACTAcacgtgtgtttttctgtttacttTAATGCCAGTGCAAGTGTAGAATTCTTCTTTATCAGCAGACTGCTGGTCACTCTAAAGTTGAAAAGGTGGCATCCTGTCACAGCAACTTAATCTCACTGAGTTTCATATTGATCCATTAGGCATCATAAATGTTGCAAATGGATGCTAGCTAGGTGATTCTATAACAACAGATCAGCTGCATTGGAAACATCAGAAAGCTGCAGATAACTGCAACCTGATGGTTTGTTTTGGCGTGGGTGAACCTCGCCGGAAGTGACGTCAGACACCGGCAACACGCGCTTCCGCTTAATGCGCCATCGTCTGTATTTagtaaaaataatttaaaaccCCCCCACTTGGATaacttgggggaaaaaaagcataaatacaCTTCCACAGTGTGAATCAAAGCGAGTTTATACATTTACTATGACATATTTTTTAGACCATTGTGTTTAAggatgtttttaatattttagggggaaaaaataagacTAGGTTGGTTTTCACAATTTATTCAGAACATTCCCATGACCATCATTGGACGCAAGTTATATTAGTGCATATTTCAATATTCCAAGTTGATCTTACAAATGGTCTGAGATACATATTGCTCTCATCCAACAATTTTAATACAGAAGGAAATATTGGTGAATATTAGAAAGACAATGTGCATCCTCTCCCTGAGGAAAATTTCCACCCAGCATTAATTGCCTTTAAAGGACTGCCAATCAATTTGTGCAAATACCACTGGGTACGATGACGTGAACAATCATGGCTCAGAGTACGATTCAAATTCATTGGTACCTcctgaaacactgaaaaactgaaatgtaaGATCGATGTTAAGTACGGTAATTAAATTCAACATCCAAACTGTACTAATGAGTGCATCACAGTagtacaaaaaaaaattgaactCACATGAGCACTAATTCATACAAAGATCTGTTAAAATCCCACCAATAAATTAGGTTTGTATCAATAAATATTAAtcaatgataataaaaaaaaaacatctgtaagCAACAGCAGTAATAATTtaaccaaagaaaaaaatggagctGCTCAACAATCTAGATCAACTAAAAAATGGCGTATCATTTTCATTCCAGTGTTAACACTTATCTAAACTAAACATGTCACTGTGGAGATGACAAAGGCAGCAGATATTTCACAACCTGAAAAAACACCAAGTCAAACACACAGGATGACTCCCAGTGCAACATCTTATGAAAAGAATGGCCGAGTTTTTAACGCCGAGTCAGCAGATTCTCAAGCATTTGCAAATTAATCATTATGCCAGTTTCACATTACGTACCTTCCTATTTAAAGAATGTACACCATTTTCTTGTAAACAGAAGCCTCTCCAACGCCATACACTTTTTATTTACAAATCACCCCAGCTCATTAGTGCAGTGACATACACCCATCTAATCACCAGCAGGCTATTACTGTGATCAGCAATGCCCCTCACATTCTGCGATCATTAAAACAAGTCACTCCCCGTCCCTTGTTACGTCACATTGCTAGTCTTTGTACACCGTCTGCTGACCGTGTCCTCTTTCGTCATGCATTATGTGCCTCCTTACGTGGATCCGCCTCACCCTCCTGTCGCCTCCCACAGCGCCCTCCTCTTCTGAGTGGCCGGCTCCCAGAGAGGAGCCTGCACCCCTGGAATCCAGTAGGTGTAGGCCTCCCGGTCCTGATCCCCTGCTGTTCTCATAAATTAGGATATTAAGAGTTTCTTCAAAGATCCGAGCTTCAGGAAACTCGACctaatataaaaatgtaaaaaggaaAAGCTTTGAGTTTCACAAAAAACATAATGGTGTTATTCATGGCGAAAAGATGACGATGAAGCTGATAAGTGCTGATCAAAGACCACCTGCTCACACAAATCTTGAAACCAGTTTACACTTTAGGACTCTTTTAGCAGCATGTGGCTGTATTCTACCCGACAGGAAATACAATGTGGTTCCTTCCTTTGTTTAAGCATCATCTACAGCTTTCTGAAATTAGTTGCACATAAAGATTATAACCTAATGCATTTATTGCGCCACATTACTGAGGCATACAAAGGCCTGGCTACGTGTCTAAACGAACCCATGTGAACTCCTTTGTCACAGTTTATAGATGTGTTTCACATGCTTGTATGCATACATCAATCATTATTGATCTTTAAGAGATGTACAAGTGAAGCACGGGTCACACATTTGACTAGCTCTTCAAATTGCAACCTGCTTTACAAATTTTAATGCCTTGATAACAACTATTTAAGTATAGGAGGGTTGGATGAACAGTAAAACAGCATCTAACTAATGGTAGTGGTTACTTGTTGTCAATGAGGACAGCTAACAAACCCAAAGTAAACCACAACTGCACATCTAAATGTCAAATCTttgttttatgcttttttaaaaatcacataaCATCACACCTACTTTGGTCTGCTTCTTTTCTGTGGCATATACAATGGATGTGCAGCACACTTCAGCGATCTTGCGGCCTTCTCCGTAGAAAGACCAACAGCAGATCTCGTCCCCGAGCACATCTTTGACAAACAGGACGCGGCCATTGAAGCGTAACACAAGCTTATCAAAGAGTTCAATGTTCTTCAGCAAGTTATCATCAGAGTTGCTGTTTGAGACAAAGAGAATGAGTCTATAAACAGAACAAACATGCAgataaatttaaatgtttttaaagaatgaTTATCTGGACGCCAAGGAGCACAGTATTGTTACCTGGTGTAGGagtatttgttgtttcctctgTTGTTCTGCAATTTTACTACTGGCTGTATCGAGAGAAAGACAAATGTAAACAGTAAAGTCACTTTCAGAAATAACCGAAGGTAAATTTCACTAACAGAAAAAATAAGTCATGAGAAGGGTGAGATTAAATGGAATTTGCAAGCAACCTTTCTACAGGTGGCAATCATCCGCTGTTCTTCTTTGGCTGAAGTGATCATGGGGATGCGACACACGGTTTCCAAGACATCCTTTTGTTTCTGATGGTACACATAAAGAATGACAGTATATGCCATAACTAA from Takifugu flavidus isolate HTHZ2018 chromosome 18, ASM371156v2, whole genome shotgun sequence encodes:
- the antkmt gene encoding adenine nucleotide translocase lysine N-methyltransferase: MSVTLGEFDTQIHEPMDDDTSEQAFAELQSRNLGGWGLAQIGFGTGLAIYAMWVGILQPGFRKVPLKLQVPYIPASKAQVDNVMTLLKGRNGGLVDLGSGDGRIVLEASRRGFSPAVGYELNPWLICLSRFHAWRADRHEKVSFRREDLWKVDLTECKNITVFLAPSVLSLLQQKLQDELPDDALVVAGRFPFPDWAPCRVEGCGVDRAWAYNMQAQRRRTLGGKGNLATAEEKSGPSV
- the kctd13 gene encoding BTB/POZ domain-containing adapter for CUL3-mediated RhoA degradation protein 1; translated protein: MSAEASVGSGAADSAQSTISQHVFQNSGEFRNQGLLGSKYVKLNVGGSLHYTTVQTLSKEDSLLRRMCNGITEVTTDSEGWIILDRSGRYFDLVLNFLRDGSVPLPEDRRELDEVLKEAQYYQVQGLIQHCLGAMQKQKDVLETVCRIPMITSAKEEQRMIATCRKPVVKLQNNRGNNKYSYTSNSDDNLLKNIELFDKLVLRFNGRVLFVKDVLGDEICCWSFYGEGRKIAEVCCTSIVYATEKKQTKVEFPEARIFEETLNILIYENSRGSGPGGLHLLDSRGAGSSLGAGHSEEEGAVGGDRRVRRIHVRRHIMHDERGHGQQTVYKD